A window from Glandiceps talaboti chromosome 15, keGlaTala1.1, whole genome shotgun sequence encodes these proteins:
- the LOC144446514 gene encoding O-phosphoseryl-tRNA(Sec) selenium transferase-like produces MAKTMNDESFSLCERLIPSSYARQAHQAVRARETQIRTFIEHRRWPEDGWDDATIELLLQQLAMMDSNNFPGNCGVGEREARFASELVARRHYRMGHGIGRSGDITAIQPKAAGSSLIMKLSNVLVKDAIKIAGARTIGSSFIVPMATGMSIVLCFLAIRNQRPKSKYILWPRIDQKSCFKAIVTAGFKPIVIENVLEGDELRTDLAEIEKKIEELGAENICCICSTTSCFAPRAPDRLEELAVICSKNNIPHVVNNAYGLQSTKCMHLIQQASRVGRLDVFVQSTDKNFLVPVGGSVIAGYNKELIEEISRVYPGRASATPSLDVFITLLSQGVKGYKKMLTDRKEMYKYLSEEIQKVVDVHGEKLLNTKNNTISLAISLTQLQGNTKQLTELGSMLFTRFVSGTRVVAYDSPSKEVAGYTFQNYGAHTNRYPCTYLTAAAAVGMTKHDVDTFVKKLDKVLSKCITKDSAKSELKDTLEGESLSKKLNMVSFNDTQSSEEQS; encoded by the exons ATGGCGAAGACGATGAACGACGAAAGTTTTTCACTTTGCGAGCGTCTCATCCCAAGTTCATATGCTCGACAAGCCCATCAAGCTGTAAGAGCCAGAGAAACCCAAATACGTACATTCATTGAACAT AGAAGATGGCCAGAAGATGGTTGGGATGATGCAACCATTGAATTACTTCTACAGCAACTAGCTATGATGGATAGCAACAATTTCCCTGGAAACTGTGGGGTCGGTGAAAGAGAGGCTAGATTTGCATCTGAATTGGTTGCTAGGAGACATTACAG AATGGGTCATGGTATTGGCAGGTCAGGTGACATCACCGCTATCCAACCCAAGGCTGCTGGTTCCAGCTTAATcatgaaattatcaaatgttttaGTCAAAGATGCCATTAAAATTGCAG GGGCAAGGACTATTGGCAGTAGTTTTATTGTTCCCATGGCAACTGGAATGAGTATTGTTCTATGTTTTTTAGCAATTCGAAATCAGCGACCAAAATCCAAGTACATTCTTTGGCCAAGAATTGATCAGAAATCATGTTTTAAAGCTATTGTTACAGCAG GTTTTAAACCAATTGTCATTGAAAATGTCCTGGAAGGGGACGAACTCAGGACAGATTTAgctgaaatagaaaaaaaaattgaagaactTGGAGctgaaaatatttgttgtatttgttcAACTACAAGTTGTTTTGCTCCAAGGGCACCAGATAG ATTAGAGGAGTTGGCTGTCATATGCAGTAAAAACAATATTCCACATGTTGTCAACAATGCCTATGGTCTACAgtctacaaaatgtatgcacCTTATACAACAG GCATCTCGAGTTGGTCGACTAGATGTCTTTGTACAAAGTACTGATAAAAACTTCTTAGTTCCAGTTGGTGGTTCAGTCATTGCTGGTTATAACAAAGAATTGATAGAAGAAATAAGCAGGGTCTATCCAG GTAGGGCCTCAGCAACACCATCCCTGGATGTGTTTATTACACTCCTATCCCAAGGAGTCAAAGGCTATAAGAAAATGTTGACTGATAGAAAA GAAATGTACAAGTACTTGTCGGAGGAAATACAAAAAGTTGTGGATGTACATGGTGAGAAATTGCtgaacacaaaaaataacacaatCTCATTGGCTATCTCCCTGACCCAGCTCCAAGGCAACACAAAACAGTTGACTGAACTGGGTTCCATGTTGTTTACCAGATTTGTGTCTGGTACAAG AGTTGTTGCGTATGACAGTCCTTCCAAAGAAGTTGCTGGGTATACTTTTCAAAACTACGGTGCCCACACAAATCGCTATCCATGTACATATCTAACAGCTGCAGCTGCCGTAGGAATGACTAAACATGATGTGGATACATTTGTGAAAAAACTAGACAAAGTACTCAGTAAATGTATCACAAAGGATAGTGCAAAATCTGAACTGAAAGACACTCTTGAAGGTGAATCACTCAGTAAAAAACTAAACATGGTATCGTTTAATGACACCCAGTCTAGTGAAGAGCAAAGTTGA
- the LOC144446294 gene encoding metabotropic glutamate receptor 3-like → MTVKEKFARKTERRNQTREKGRKQVGRKEQSKAVEGSTNFKLARKRRTEEKIGEEIKSKINSRDNLTITGFNFLSGASYRITSLCVAGNHVPDLTDIKYFKDGDIIIGGLLNLHIFDSNRECVQLDSVSVLHRVEAMVYTIEEINGRNEILPGINIGYEIYDSCVSEDVTLAATFTLLRNITKTELCNDWGNGYQKMKGVLGPRRSSVSAAVSRVFGLYHMPQITYMATSDELSDKSAFPFYLRAVPPDRLQVSVMIDIVRHFNWTYISLINSDGSYGKYGAKEIKRQAALFDICIATAQEVSRFSTEEQIDLMVSNLLEFPNAKAVIIFSVVYMANRVFDAVRRANATDSFIWIGGDGVYDLAAYGNEEVGKGGFFVEQYNTESAGYENYFKDVTKENSNNPWLSEYWDHYIGCDTCSPSDNGFSGKMGISAVIDAIYVYGYALETMRQDLCGVNGGACSLFYEADGQILLPYLRNTSFEGTRGPVQFDENGDLMGKYLVKSLQRVGNNYERVTVAVWDSLAIGQKLEMDDSKIIWGVPVDGPNGVPKSVCSEPCPSGHIIIPHGDACCWDCFQCRENEIPVLNATKCETCPLLYWPNNDFTQCEPIPPTFIKWNHPVAGTLLTITFIGLVLSILTMVGYVTHRDKPLIKASSRELSFIMLVGVTFSFVMVFVFIAKPTLASCVLVRLGLMLCFTMTYAPMLTKVVRIYRIFTAGKKSTKRPGMTGPTSQVVITTIIIITQVVISGIGAIISPPDASLEMPVETEKRVELSCNIGSVEVGASVAYNLLLIIVCCFFALKTRRVPDNYNESRFIALSVYTTLVVWLAVIPTYITVNDSSFKVAIVSFATLLNAYVTLVCLYVPKLYAVHYVNEENARIRFATTVGDNSASGHGQNPTVNNVR, encoded by the exons aGATAACTTGACTATTACTGGCTTTAATTTCCTATCGGGTGCAAGTTATAGAATTACGTCTC TATGCGTCGCTGGCAATCACGTACCAGACCTGACTGACATAAAGTATTTCAAAGATGGTGACATCATTATTGGCGGGCTCTTAAATCTTCATATATTTGATTCGAATCGAGAATGCGTCCAGTTAGACTCGGTGTCGGTGCTTCACAGGGTTGAAGCGATGGTCTACACAATTGAAGAAATAAATGGCAGGAACGAGATACTGCCTGGCATCAACATAGGCTATGAGATATACGACAGTTGCGTTTCTGAAGATGTTACCCTAGCAGCGACTTTTACCCTTCTCCGCAACATCACTAAAACAGAGTTGTGTAACGATTGGGGCAATGGGTACCAGAAAATGAAAGGCGTTCTTGGACCACGGCGAAGTTCTGTCAGCGCGGCTGTTAGTCGTGTCTTCGGTTTGTATCACATGCCACAGATCACGTACATGGCAACTAGTGATGAACTGAGCGACAAGTCAGCTTTTCCATTCTATCTCCGAGCCGTACCGCCAGACAGATTGCAAGTTAGTGTAATGATAGACATCGTTCGTCACTTCAACTGGACTTACATATCTCTTATAAATTCTGATGGATCGTACGGAAAGTATGGAGCAAAGGAGATCAAACGACAGGCTGCGTTGTTCGATATCTGCATCGCCACAGCCCAAGAAGTTTCCCGCTTTTCAACTGAAGAACAAATTGATTTGATGGTTTCAAATCTACTAGAATTCCCCAATGCAAAAGCCGTCATTATATTTTCTGTAGTATACATGGCTAACCGTGTATTCGATGCAGTTAGAAGAGCAAATGCGACTGACTCTTTCATTTGGATCGGTGGTGACGGTGTCTATGATCTCGCTGCTTATGGTAACGAGGAAGTTGGTAAAGGTGGGTTTTTCGTTGAACAGTACAACACCGAATCTGCTGGCTATGAGAATTACTTTAAAGACGTCACTAAAGAAAATAGTAACAACCCATGGTTATCCGAATATTGGGATCACTACATTGGTTGTGACACCTGCAGTCCATCAGACAATGGGTTCAGTGGTAAAATGGGTATATCTGCAGTTATTGATGCTATATATGTGTATGGTTATGCTTTAGAGACAATGCGACAAGACCTCTGTGGTGTCAATGGTGGGGCATGTAGTCTTTTCTACGAAGCCGACGGACAGATCTTACTACCGTACCTACGTAACACGAGCTTTGAGGGGACAAGAGGACCTGTCCAATTTGATGAAAACGGGGACCTCATGGGAAAATATCTTGTTAAGAGTTTACAACGTGTAGGGAACAACTATGAAAGGGTGACAGTCGCCGTATGGGACTCGCTTGCGATTGGCCAAAAGTTAGAAATGGACGATAGCAAAATAATATGGGGTGTACCTGTTGATGGTCCAAATGGTGTACCGAAGTCAGTTTGTAGCGAACCATGTCCTAGTGGTCATATCATCATCCCACATGGCGATGCATGTTGTTGGGATTGCTTCCAATGTAGGGAAAATGAAATACCAGTTCTTAATGCTACAAAATGTGAAACATGCCCTTTACTATATTGGCCGAATAACGATTTCACCCAATGTGAACCAATTCCTCCCACTTTCATCAAATGGAATCATCCAGTTGCAGGTACTCTTTTGACCATCACGTTCATAGGACTCGTGTTGTCAATCCTGACTATGGTGGGGTATGTCACACACCGTGATAAACCCCTCATCAAGGCATCTAGTCGTGAACTTAGCTTTATCATGTTAGTCGGTGTCACGTTTTCTTTCGTCATGGTCTTCGTGTTCATAGCCAAACCCACTCTAGCATCATGCGTTCTTGTACGACTCGGGCTTATGCTTTGTTTTACAATGACCTACGCACCTATGTTAACCAAAGTGGTACGTATTTACCGAATCTTCACAGCCGGAAAGAAGTCTACCAAACGACCTGGTATGACCGGGCCTACGTCACAAGTTGTCATCACAACTATCATTATTATCACACAA GTGGTTATCAGTGGTATTGGGGCAATCATTTCTCCACCAGACGCCAGCCTTGAAATGCCAGTCGAAACAGAAAAGCGAGTTGAATTAAGCTGTAATATCGGAAGTGTGGAAGTGGGTGCATCAGTTGCATACAACCTTCTACTAATCATTGTTTGCTGCTTCTTCGCCTTGAAGACACGACGAGTGCCAGACAACTACAACGAATCACGATTTATAGCGTTAAGTGTGTATACCACCTTAGTTGTATGGCTTGCCGTTATACCTACCTACATTACCGTCAATGATTCGTCCTTTAAAGTTGCAATAGTATCGTTTGCAACCTTACTCAACGCTTATGTTACGcttgtatgtctgtatgtaccaAAACTGTACGCCGTACACTATGTCAATGAGGAGAACGCTAGAATTCGTTTTGCCACTACGGTTGGGGACAACAGTGCTAGTGGACATGGACAGAACCCCACAGTCAACAACGTTCGATAA